ATATTTAACGCCTCAGTTGTATGATAATGTGGTTATTGGAATGGGAGAGCGGTTTTTTTGGGGGCTTCTGATGCCTCCCAATAAAAAAACCGCTTTTTGACAAAGCGGCCTTTATTTGCCTCAAATTAAGGTTGTTTACACATTCTAGCAAGTGTTGACAACAATTGCAATGTGATTTATAAACTTATAACCATTCTTCTATTTAAACTCTACTAAATGACCCAACGGCTCAAAGTATGCTTAGATGAGATTTCAAGCATAAAATCAACCAGACTTTTTTTTGAACTTCTCAAAAAGCGAACGAGATATAGTTTTTTCCTCAGATAACATTTCTGTCGGGACAGCATACTTATCATTATTTAGGGTAACAATTATATCTGTTGGGAATCTCGCTTTATCTTGAATCTCTATTAAAAACTTAACAGGATCACCACTCACATCTATACCGTCTTCTTCTATGGAATGATTGTATCTAGTGTTGAATCCAATTTTATCTCCTGAGGGTACTGAAATGAGTTCTCCAATATCTCCATATTGAAATGAGGCTATCCCTGAAACTATGAAGTCATGTCTACCCAAAAGTAAACATTCAACATATAAATCACTGTAATCTACAATACGTAAAAGATACGTCATTACAAAAGAATCTATCTCTTTGAGCGAGGAATTAGATATTTCTAGTTTATAATTTTTAGAGAGGTGAGTAAACTCAAGAGATGTTCGACTACCATTGTCCTGTATTGAGGAGCGATGATGAACAAAAGCGTTTCTATAAATGGTTAAAATTCGGTATATGTTTTTTACCATTTTCTCCAGTGCTGTTGTTTCTGGCAATTTTTCATATTTTACATGGAAACTTTTTCCATTTACATCATCAGGATATTCATTCTCTATGTAAGAATCCAGTAAATCGAAAGACATTAACTCCCCAGATAGAACTGAGTGATCATCATTCTGACACAGAGGAGTCGTTTTTTCCACTATATACCTGGGTGTAGGTTTGCGTTCTCCATTGATTGACTCATACTCTATCCTTGTAATCATGTAATCAGTCAGTAAAACACCACGGGATATTGCGAGAGAGGGAATTAATTAAAGTAATTCTGTATATTCCGCCACAGTTTTCTCCATAATTTGCTTGAAGTCTAAAGGAAAATCAAAATAGAGATTCGATTGAACGAATACTGCTAAAAAACTACTTTTTCAGTTCAAGGATAATTGGAAGAATATTTTTCACACTTCCAATTACGTTTTTCTCTATGAAATTAATTATTGGGCCACCAGTAGTGTAGAAAATATGCTCCCCTATAAGGTCTTTACTTTCTGCTCTAACATTCAATCCCAGCAAAACTTGACCTGTCATGTCCCTATCGGTGCTAGAATATACAAAATTCACAAATAAAATCGCATTTTTGTGCGACTCAATATTTGTGTATAATAAAATCCCAATTGATTGCACATATTCCAATGTGCCGTAAGCACCATATCTTTTCCACAGTTGTTCCCCGTTGGTTTCGAGTTTATCAAGTACATGAAACCAATCTTCTACATCTTCCTTGCTGAGGACAGAATTGTTGTCCATCGTAGTGGCATCACTAATGAAAGTGATTTTAGCTGTAGTGTTCTTTTCAGTCAAAAAAACACTGACTTCAGTCAGAGGAAACTTAAAGTACTGAAAAGTATCAGTAAGAAATCTAAAGATGGAACTTGATTGATACTCTCTTCTTGATTTTGATACGCACGAAAGTGGGATAAACTTTTTGCTTGAAATGAAAACCATGTTTTCTGGCAAATAGTCATCAAATTTGTTAATATCCTTACAATCTTTTATGTCACTAATATCTTCGGAGTAACTGATTAATTCCAGCGAATTGGCACTGGACACAAGGCTGAACATGAGTAATGTGGTATAAAACATGGGGTAGCAAGCAATTAACGCTTTTCTGTACAAAATTTTGTACATACATATTTCTCCTGATAATCTCTCCATAATGTAATATTCTAATCTGCAAGGCGATTATACTACATTATTTTAGCATTTTACAATAAATATTTCACAATCTTCCCCCAAAAAAAACTTGCAATCCCCCCTTTAAGCCGCTACAATGCGCGTCTTAGATACACTATAGGCGCGTAGCTCAGTGGTAGAGCATCACCTTGACATGGTGGTGGTCGGTGGTTCGATCCCACTCGCGCCTACCATCTCCAGAAACGCCCAATAAACACGCCCATTTCTCAATAACGCAAAGTATTCGCTGAATCGCTATCATACAGCGGACGGTTTCGATTGACGGAAATTTTCCAATGCCCATCATTACCCTACCCGACGGAAGTCAGAAACCCTTCTCGCACTCGCCTACTGTCGCCCAAGTTGCAGAAAATATTGGTAAAAGTCTGGCTAAAGCCACTTTAGCAGGCAAACTCAATGGACAGTTAGTCGATACGTCAACGCCCATCACACAAGACAGCGATTTGACCCTGATTACCGATAAAGACATCGAAGGCTTAGAAATTATTCGCCATTCGTGTGCGCATTTATTGGCGCAAGCGGTTAAAACCCTGTATCCCGATGCGCAAGTGACCATTGGCCCTGTGATTGAAGATGGTTTTTACTACGATTTTGCTTATCCAGCGGGATTTTCGCTGGATGATTTGACGCGCATTGAAGAAAAAATGCGCGAATTAGCCGCTAAAGACTTTTCCGTTCAGCGCGAAGTGATGTCACGCGACGAAGCGGTTGCCCTGTTTCAAGACATGGGCGAAACTTATAAAGCCAAAATTATCGCCGATATTCCCGCCGATCAAACACTTTCATTGTATCGACAAGGTGAATTTATCGACTTGTGTCGCGGCCCCCATGTGCCAAATACGGGAAAATTAAAAGCCTTTAAACTCATGAAGTTAGCGGGCGCATATTGGCGCGGCGATTCTAAAAATGAAATGTTACAACGCATTTACGGCACCGCATGGGCAAGTCAAAAAGATTTAGATGCTTATTTGCATCGCTTGGCTGAAGCCGAAAAGCGCGATCACCGTAAATTAGGTAAACAACTCGATTTATTTCACGTGCAAGAAGAAGCCCCCGGCATGGTTTTCTGGCACGATCAAGGTTGGACGGTTTACTTAACGATTCAAGCCTACATTCGTCGCGTATTGCGCCAAAATGGCTATCAAGAAGTGCATACGCCACAACTGGTTGATCGTTCTTTGTGGGAAAAATCAGGGCATTGGGATAAATTCGGCGACATGATTTTTACGACCCAATCGGAAAATCGAGATTATGCCGTAAAACCCATGAATTGCCCTTGTCATATTCAAGTTTACAATCAAGCCCTGCACAGTTACCGCGATTTGCCGTTGCGTATGGCCGAATTTGGCTCTTGTCATCGCAATGAACCTTCAGGAACGTTACACGGCTTAATGCGCGTGCGTAATTTTGTGCAAGACGATGCGCATATTTTCTGCACCGAAGACCAAATTCAAGACGAAGTCAGTGCATTTATTGATTTATTATTTAAAGTCTATGCCGATTTTGGTTTCCAACAGATTTTAATCAAACTCTCCACCCGTCCTGTCCAGCGCGTGGGCAGTGATGAAGTGTGGGATAAGGCAGAACAAGCCCTCGCTTTGGCCTTGAATAACAAACAGTTACCATGGGAATTACAGCCCGGTGAAGGCGCGTTTTATGGGCCGAAAATCGAATTTTCGTTAAAAGATTCTATCGGACGGGTCTGGCAGTGTGGCACAATTCAAGTTGATTTTTCTATGCCCGGCCGTTTGGGAGCAGAGTACGTTGCCGCAGACGGCAGCCGACAAGTTCCCGTGATGCTACACCGTGCTATTTTGGGATCGTTGGAACGTTTTATTGGTATTTTAATCGAAGAACACGCGGGCGCATTCCCTTTATGGTTAGCTCCCACGCAGATCGCTGTATTAAATATTACCGATAAACACGCCGAATATGCCACCCAAGTGCAATCTCAGTTAGAACAACACGGCTTCCGCGCCATTCTCGACTTGAGAAATGAAAAAGTGGGTTTTAAGATACGAGAACACACCTTGCAAAAAGTGCCTTTTTTGCTCATTATTGGTGAGCGAGAAGTTGAAAATCAACACATTACCGTTCGCACTCGCAGCGGCGAAGATTGGGGCAGCATGACGCTTGATTCCCTAGTCCAACGCTTGAATGCGGACTTGTCACCTTATCTTTAGGAGGAAAATACGCCATCGCTGCCGAAAATAACAAGCCGACGCGCCTGAATGAACAAATCACCGCGCCGAAAATTCGCTTAATCGATGCCCAAGGGGAACAAGTCGGAATTGTTTCCAATCGAGAGGCACAGCAATACGCTCAAGAAGCGGGATTGGATTTGGTGGAGATTGCCGCCCAAGCCAAGCCGCCTGTTTGCCGTATTATGGATTTCGGTAAGTTCCAGTTTGAGCAAAATAAAAAGCGTCAACTGGCCAAGAAAAAACAAAAACAAGTACAGGTGAAGGAAATTAAATTCCGTCCCGGTACCGATGAAGGCGATTATCAGGTCAAACTACGCAACCTGATGCGCTTCTTAGAAGAAGGCGATAAAGCCAAAGTGACCTTACGTTTTCGCGGTCGAGAAATGGCCCATCAAGATTTGGGACAACAACTGTTAAAACGGATTGAGCAAGACTTAGTTGAATACGGAATTGTGGAACAATTCCCGAAAATCGAAGGTCGGCAATTGGTCATGGTTTTAGGACCGAAAAAGACTAACAACTAAAAATTTTTCCTGAAATTCAGGAACAATGCGGAGTGCATATAATGCCCAAATTAAAAACCAAAAGCGGTGCCGCCAAGCGTTTTAAACGCACCGCGTCTGGCTCGTTTAAGCGAGCGCAAGGCTTTCGCCGTCACATTCTGACCAAGAAAACCACCAAGCAAAAACGCCATTTGCGTAGCCCTTGCATGGTGCATGAGTCAGATACTCCCATGTTGAACCGCCTAATGCCCTACGCTTAAACTTGAGGAAATTCGTCAATGGCCAGAGTTAAACGGGGTGTGATTGCTCATGCCCGTCATAAAAAGATTTTAAAAGCCGCTAAGGGCTATCGTGGTTTTCGCAGTGGTGTGTATCGTGTTGCCAAGCAAGCGGTAATTAAGGCCGGGCAGTATGCGTATCGTGATCGTCGCCAGCGTAAACGTCAATTTCGTGCGTTATGGATTGCGCGGATTAACGCTGGAGCCAGAGAACATGGTTTAACCTATAGCCGTATGATCAACGGCTTAAACAAAGCCAATGTCACGGTTGACCGTAAAATGTTGGCTGAATTGGCGGTTTTCAACAAACCTGCTTTTGCCGCATTAGTAGAAAAAGCAAAAACGGCTTTAGCGGCCTAATTGCGTCACGTCGGATCATGTGATTTGTTTGGGCGAGTGTGTACTTGTGAGAGAACGCCCCCGCCCAAAAATTTTTCCCGTAAAATCAGCATGATAACAACAGAACCCCCCCTCAATATCCCACAGCCCTCTTTTCTCTCAGCGTAGAAAACGACTTATTCTTGATCCACTCCTCCTGTCTGCCCATCTTTGCGCTTGACTCATAAATATTAATGTGTACATTAGCAATCTGATTGATCTCATGTCACATTTGATTCAATACACGCCTGCTTTACCATCTCAATATTGTCAACACCATTAAACGAATAACGGCTGTCTGTTTCAAAATCCACTCGACTTTTTTCTGGTGAATCCGCATACTATTATCATGTTAGAAACCACCTATTTAACCAATCATTTCCTCATTGCAATGCCCGCGTTGGCAGACCCTCATTTTCACCAAACGGTGACTTACATTTGTATGCACAGCGAAGAGGGCGCAATGGGGATCATTATTAATCGCCCTATGGATATTGATCTCGGTGAAATCTTAGAACACATGGAGATCGAAATCGAAGATCCTAGGGCATCGCGTATGGCTGTCTTTGAAGGTGGCCCTGTACAACGTGAGCGCGGTTTTGTGTTGCATCGCCCGGTGGGGCGTTGGGATGCGATGGTGACGGCGGGATTGCGCAATGATTTAGGAATTACTGTTTCCCGTGATATTTTAGAAGCCATTGCCCAAGGGCGCGGGCCTAAAGATGTCTTTATTGCGCTGGGTTATGCTGGGTGGGAAGCGGGACAATTAGAACATGAATTGGCTAATAATTCATGGTTAAGCACGCCCGCCGACAATGATATTCTATTTCGTGTCCCCCCCGAAAAACGCTGGCAAGCCGCAGCCAGTCAATTGGGAGTGGATTTAAACTTACTCTCCAGCGATGCTGGCCATTGTTAGCGATGAATCACAGCAACAGTACCCTATTGGCGTTTGATTACGGACAACAGCGCATTGGGGTCGCTGTGGGACAGACGCTTGTTCCCAGTGCGCGCCCGCTTTGTGTTTTACAAAGCCGTCAACAGATTCCAGATTGGAACGGCATTAGTCGCTTGATCCAAGAATGGCAGCCTTATACTTTAATTGTCGGTTTACCGCTTCACGCTGACGGTACAGAAGGGATGATGGCACAAGCGGCGCGTCGTTTTGCGCGCCAATTGAGTGGGCGTTATGCGTTACCTATTGAAATGATTGAAGAAACACTTTCTTCCGTCGCCGCCAGCGGCCGACAACGCGAAAATGCCCCCAAACGTCGTCATACCCATCTTCCTATTGATGCCATTGCCGCGCAGATCATTTTAGAAACTTGGTTAGCAGAACACGCATAATGACTTATCTCGAAGCTCTTTTTGCCAGCATGACTCGTCAATTGACGCAACTGATTCCACCGCATGAACAAGAAAATGTGTTTATGGTCGGCATTCATACCGGCGGCGTTTGGGTGGCTGAACAGTTACACCGTCGTTTACAACTGCCGTTGCCTTTGGGACGCTTGAATATTGCGTTTTACCGCGATGATTTTACCCGCATTGGATTACATCCGCATGTCACTGATGCGTCGTATTTGCCGGTGGAAATAGAAAATCGTCACATTATCTTAGTGGATGATGTGTTGTACAGTGGGCGCACCGTGCGCGCTGCACACAATGAATTGTTTGATTATGGTCGTCCGGCCAGTATTAAATTAGCGGTTTTGATAGAGCGTCCCGGCCGAGAATTACCGATTCAAGCCGATGTGGTCGGCGTTTCTCTGGCGTTGACCGCAAATCAACACATTAAATTGACGGGTCCTGATCCGTTATCGTTGGATATTTTGACGTTTGATTGATGATCATTTCTTATAAAAATAACCCGTCGATACGCAGCATAGCATGAATATACAACTTGATTCTCAAGGTCGATTAAAACACTTTTTAGGTATTGAAGGTTTATCGCGTGAATTATTGGTAGAAATCTTAGACACAGCCGCCTCATTAATGCCCGTGAATGAAAAAGCGGTGAAAAAATTACCGTTATTGCGCGGAAAAACCATCGTAAATCTGTTTTTTGAACCCAGTACCCGCACCCGTACCACTTTTGAATTGGCCGCGAAACGGTTATCGGCCGATGTGCTGAATTTTAACATCAATGCGTCTTCCAGCAGTAAAGGTGAAACGCTGTTGGACATGTTAAATAATTTGGAGGCGATGCAGTGTGACATGTTTGTTGTGCGACATGATCAAGCGGGCGCGCCGTTTTTCATGGCACAGCACGTTCCACCGCACATCAGCATTGTCAACGCCGGCGACGGACGACATGAACACCCCACCCAAGCCATGTTAGATATGTTTACTATTCGCCAGCATAAGGGCGATTTTTCTCAATTGCGCGTGGCGATTATTGGTGACATTTTGCATTCTCGGGTGGCGCGTTCGCAAATTTTCGCCTTGACCACTTTGGGAGCCGCCGAAGTGCGCGTAATCGCACCGTTTACCCTAATTCCCAAAGGAATCGAAAATATGGGAGTGACGGTGTTTAATCGCTTAAAAGCAGGTTTAAAAGATGTGGATGTGGTGATGATGTTGCGTATTCAACGTGAGCGGATGCGCAGCGCATTGTTACCCAGTGAACATGAGTATTTTCAATACTACGGTTTGACCGAAGATTTATTAATGGAAGTACATCCTGACGCGATTGTCATGCACCCCGGTCCCATTAATCGCGGAGTAGAAATTGAGTCCAGCGTAGCCGACGGAGCGCGTTCTGTTATATTACAACAAGTGACTAATGGTATTGCAGTACGTATGGCAATCATGGCGATGGTATTGGGACGCGGTCATGAAGGACAATCTTGTCATTCCTCCTAACGAAAACGAATAAGGTCAAAAGGTCAAAATGAGTCATTGTTTTAGCCTCTGCGGTGGGCGTGTGATTGATCCTGCGTCGCGTTACGATGCGGTTGCGGATGTGCATGTCAAAAATGGAAGAATTGTAGGAATTGGTGATGTTCCCGACGGATTTGTGGCTGATTGGGCCTTAGATGTTACGGGGCAAGTGGTGTGTCCGGGGTTGGTTGATTTATGTGTGCGTTTACGCGAACCCGGTGCCGAACATAAAGGCACTATTCGCAGTGAAACCCGCGCCGCGGCATGTAGTGGTATCACAACCTTATGTTGTCCCCCAGATAATACACCAGTGACGGATACGCCCGCGGTGGCCGAATTGTTACAACAACGGGCTGAATTGTCCGGTATGGCAAAAGTCTTACCTTTGGCTGCTTTGACGAAAGGATTGCGCGGCGAACAATTGAGCGAAATGGGCGATTTGCGTGAAGCGGGTTGTGTTGGTGTCAGTAATGCGTTACAACCTGTTGAAAATTCTGATATTTTACGACATGCTTTGGAGTATGCTGCGAATTGTGATTTACCCGTTTTTTTATCGGCACAAGATGCGTGGTTAGGGCGTGCGGGTTGTGTCCATGAGGGGGCGATCAGTACGCGCTTGGGTTTGCCCGGTATCCCAGAGGCAGCAGAAACCATTGAAATTGCACGAATTATTTTATTAATCGAATTAACCCAAGCCCAAGTACATTTTAGCCATTTGTCAACGGCACGTGCGGTGGAAATGATCGCTCGCGCTCAGGCGAAAAATTTACGGGTCAGTGCGGATGTGTGTGCGCATCAGTTATTTTTAACCGATATGGATATTACGGATTATAACAGTCAGTGCCACGTTTATCCGCCGCTGCGTTCGATGCGGGATCGGGATGGATTACGCGAAGCCTTGCGGGCGGGATTGATTACCGCGATTTGTTCTGATCATCAGCCCCATGAGCGAGACGCAAAATTAGCTCCGTTTGCGCAAACGGCCCCCGGCATTTCTGCATTGGATACGTTATTGCCTTTAACCTTGCGTTTGGCTGAGGAAATGGGATTGGATTGGATTACGGCATTAGGTTATGTCACGTGCGGCCCTGCCGATATTTTGGGCATTGATGCGGGGCGTTTGCGTGTGGGTGGCGCGGCGGATATTTGTGTGTTTGATCCGCAGATTCAATGGGAATTAAGCGCGGATTCGATGCACAGTTTGGGTTTAAATTCGCCTTTTTTGGGTTGGTTATTTCAAGGACGAGTCACCCATACAATTATTGATGGCCGTTTGGTGTTTCAGGGCATTGGGAAATAAGTTATATCAAAAAAATAGATTTTGTCAGAATCAGAATTTACAGAATTTCAGGATTTTCAGAATTAAAGAATAAAAAATCGACTGAAAATAAACGACTGGCAAAAATCAATTTTGAAAATTCTTGTGTCTGTAAATTCCGATTCTGACAGAAAATTTTTCGTATCTAAATAAAGAGGTTATTATGTGTAACACTTGTGGTTGTAATGTCACTGAAGGCAATGCGCATTTAATTCGTGCGGGAGGCACTTTAGCCACTACGGAAGATGGTAAAGCGGCAATTCAAGTACTAAAAAGCCTATTGTCTGAAAATGATCATCAAGCCGCACATAATCGCGCTCATTTTGATGCCCATCAAGTTTTAGCGATTAATTTAATGTCTTCACCGGGGGCGGGCAAAACGGCTTTATTAGAAGCCACGATTGATGATTTACGACAAGAATTTAATATTGCGGTCATTGAAGGCGATTTGGAAACGGAAAATGATGCGCAGCGAATTCGTCTTAAAGGCGTGCCTGCGGTGCAAATTGTCACGGGGACGGCGTGTCATTTGGATGCGCATTTGGTGCATCAAGCCTTACATTCTTTAGATTTGACGGCGATTGACCTTGTTTTTATTGAAAACGTGGGCAATTTGGTGTGTCCAGCGAGTTTTGATTTAGGACATCATCGCAATGTCACTTTACTTTCTACCACCGAAGGCGATGATAAACCCGCTAAATATCCCGTGATGTTTCGTGCAGCCGATGTGGTTTTATTGACAAAAACAGATTTATTAGCGGTTTTAGATGATTTTAGTCCCGAAAAAGCAGAAAACCATTTACGCCATTTGGCCAGTCAAGCTCCAGTATTGGCAGTTTCGGCGCGTAAACAGTCTAATTTAAATGCTTGGTATGATTGGTTACGTGCGGAAATCGCCGCACAACGCACTCGCTTATCACAAGGATTGACGGCTTTACCGGCCATGCAGCCTGAAGGACAACGTTTACATGGAGGCGATGCGGGACATCATCACCACTCCCATGATCATCATGATCATCACGGACACTCGGATCACCCTCACTCACTTGGGATAAAATAAGGTATTTTTTATCTGCTGATTATATTGAAAGAATAAATGATGAATTATATTGTTACAACATCACCTCATCTTCACGATGCAGATGGGGTGGCCGTGTTAATGCGTCGGGTATTATATGCGTTATTACCGGGCGTATTGTTGCAAATGTGGTTTTTTGGTTGGGGCGTTTTGCTTAATATTGCGTTGTCCGTGGCAACGGCTTGGACGGTGGAAGCCCTCATGTTGTGGGCGCGACAACGCCCATTACAGCCGTTTTTAAGCGATTATAGTGCAGTTTTAACAGCCTGTTTATTTGCAGTCGCATTACCGCCTTTTTTACCGTGGTGGATGCCCGTATTAGGTATGGTGTTTGCGATTATTTTTGCCAAACAATTATATGGTGGATTAGGACATAATCCTTTTAATCCTGCCATGGTGGGTTATGCCATATTATTAATTTCTTTTCCCGCAGAAATGACCCGTTGGCCTTATCCTGTTTATTTGATGCCAGAAACGCTTAATTTTTGGCACAGTGTGCAATGGAGTTTTATGGGGACATTAAGTCATAGTTCCGTTGTTTCTATTGATGCTTTAACGGGTGCCACGCCATTAGATGCGTTAAAAACAGGATTAGCGCAGAATGAATCTATTCGTACCTTACGAATGCAGCCTTTATTTGATACGTGGGTGGCTGTGGGTTGGCAATGGGTTAATGTGGCTTATTTATTAGGTGGAATGTGGCTGTTATATAAGCGGGTCATTTATTGGCCTATTCCTGTGGGATTTTTATTGGGATTGGTGAGTTTATCGAGTTTATTTTTTATGATGGATTCGGGACGTTATGTTGACCCGATCTTTCATTTATTTACGGGCGCAACGATGTTGGGTGTTTTCTTTATTGCCACAGACCCCGTGACGGCGGCCACTTCGCCGCGGGCGCGTTTTGTGTACGGGCTTGGAATTGGGGTTTTGGTCTACGTGATTCGCACGTGGGGCGGTTATCCTGACGGCGTGGCTTTTGCGGTGTTATTCATGAATTTAACCGCGCCTGCTTTAGATGTCTGGTTAAAACCACGCCCGTTTGGACGATAAAAGTAGATGGTTA
This is a stretch of genomic DNA from Thioflexithrix psekupsensis. It encodes these proteins:
- the thrS gene encoding threonine--tRNA ligase is translated as MPIITLPDGSQKPFSHSPTVAQVAENIGKSLAKATLAGKLNGQLVDTSTPITQDSDLTLITDKDIEGLEIIRHSCAHLLAQAVKTLYPDAQVTIGPVIEDGFYYDFAYPAGFSLDDLTRIEEKMRELAAKDFSVQREVMSRDEAVALFQDMGETYKAKIIADIPADQTLSLYRQGEFIDLCRGPHVPNTGKLKAFKLMKLAGAYWRGDSKNEMLQRIYGTAWASQKDLDAYLHRLAEAEKRDHRKLGKQLDLFHVQEEAPGMVFWHDQGWTVYLTIQAYIRRVLRQNGYQEVHTPQLVDRSLWEKSGHWDKFGDMIFTTQSENRDYAVKPMNCPCHIQVYNQALHSYRDLPLRMAEFGSCHRNEPSGTLHGLMRVRNFVQDDAHIFCTEDQIQDEVSAFIDLLFKVYADFGFQQILIKLSTRPVQRVGSDEVWDKAEQALALALNNKQLPWELQPGEGAFYGPKIEFSLKDSIGRVWQCGTIQVDFSMPGRLGAEYVAADGSRQVPVMLHRAILGSLERFIGILIEEHAGAFPLWLAPTQIAVLNITDKHAEYATQVQSQLEQHGFRAILDLRNEKVGFKIREHTLQKVPFLLIIGEREVENQHITVRTRSGEDWGSMTLDSLVQRLNADLSPYL
- the infC gene encoding translation initiation factor IF-3, with amino-acid sequence MAAENNKPTRLNEQITAPKIRLIDAQGEQVGIVSNREAQQYAQEAGLDLVEIAAQAKPPVCRIMDFGKFQFEQNKKRQLAKKKQKQVQVKEIKFRPGTDEGDYQVKLRNLMRFLEEGDKAKVTLRFRGREMAHQDLGQQLLKRIEQDLVEYGIVEQFPKIEGRQLVMVLGPKKTNN
- the rpmI gene encoding 50S ribosomal protein L35, with translation MPKLKTKSGAAKRFKRTASGSFKRAQGFRRHILTKKTTKQKRHLRSPCMVHESDTPMLNRLMPYA
- the rplT gene encoding 50S ribosomal protein L20; this encodes MARVKRGVIAHARHKKILKAAKGYRGFRSGVYRVAKQAVIKAGQYAYRDRRQRKRQFRALWIARINAGAREHGLTYSRMINGLNKANVTVDRKMLAELAVFNKPAFAALVEKAKTALAA
- a CDS encoding YqgE/AlgH family protein; translation: MLETTYLTNHFLIAMPALADPHFHQTVTYICMHSEEGAMGIIINRPMDIDLGEILEHMEIEIEDPRASRMAVFEGGPVQRERGFVLHRPVGRWDAMVTAGLRNDLGITVSRDILEAIAQGRGPKDVFIALGYAGWEAGQLEHELANNSWLSTPADNDILFRVPPEKRWQAAASQLGVDLNLLSSDAGHC
- the ruvX gene encoding Holliday junction resolvase RuvX is translated as MNHSNSTLLAFDYGQQRIGVAVGQTLVPSARPLCVLQSRQQIPDWNGISRLIQEWQPYTLIVGLPLHADGTEGMMAQAARRFARQLSGRYALPIEMIEETLSSVAASGRQRENAPKRRHTHLPIDAIAAQIILETWLAEHA
- the pyrR gene encoding bifunctional pyr operon transcriptional regulator/uracil phosphoribosyltransferase PyrR produces the protein MTYLEALFASMTRQLTQLIPPHEQENVFMVGIHTGGVWVAEQLHRRLQLPLPLGRLNIAFYRDDFTRIGLHPHVTDASYLPVEIENRHIILVDDVLYSGRTVRAAHNELFDYGRPASIKLAVLIERPGRELPIQADVVGVSLALTANQHIKLTGPDPLSLDILTFD
- a CDS encoding aspartate carbamoyltransferase catalytic subunit yields the protein MNIQLDSQGRLKHFLGIEGLSRELLVEILDTAASLMPVNEKAVKKLPLLRGKTIVNLFFEPSTRTRTTFELAAKRLSADVLNFNINASSSSKGETLLDMLNNLEAMQCDMFVVRHDQAGAPFFMAQHVPPHISIVNAGDGRHEHPTQAMLDMFTIRQHKGDFSQLRVAIIGDILHSRVARSQIFALTTLGAAEVRVIAPFTLIPKGIENMGVTVFNRLKAGLKDVDVVMMLRIQRERMRSALLPSEHEYFQYYGLTEDLLMEVHPDAIVMHPGPINRGVEIESSVADGARSVILQQVTNGIAVRMAIMAMVLGRGHEGQSCHSS
- a CDS encoding dihydroorotase, coding for MSHCFSLCGGRVIDPASRYDAVADVHVKNGRIVGIGDVPDGFVADWALDVTGQVVCPGLVDLCVRLREPGAEHKGTIRSETRAAACSGITTLCCPPDNTPVTDTPAVAELLQQRAELSGMAKVLPLAALTKGLRGEQLSEMGDLREAGCVGVSNALQPVENSDILRHALEYAANCDLPVFLSAQDAWLGRAGCVHEGAISTRLGLPGIPEAAETIEIARIILLIELTQAQVHFSHLSTARAVEMIARAQAKNLRVSADVCAHQLFLTDMDITDYNSQCHVYPPLRSMRDRDGLREALRAGLITAICSDHQPHERDAKLAPFAQTAPGISALDTLLPLTLRLAEEMGLDWITALGYVTCGPADILGIDAGRLRVGGAADICVFDPQIQWELSADSMHSLGLNSPFLGWLFQGRVTHTIIDGRLVFQGIGK
- the hypB gene encoding hydrogenase nickel incorporation protein HypB encodes the protein MCNTCGCNVTEGNAHLIRAGGTLATTEDGKAAIQVLKSLLSENDHQAAHNRAHFDAHQVLAINLMSSPGAGKTALLEATIDDLRQEFNIAVIEGDLETENDAQRIRLKGVPAVQIVTGTACHLDAHLVHQALHSLDLTAIDLVFIENVGNLVCPASFDLGHHRNVTLLSTTEGDDKPAKYPVMFRAADVVLLTKTDLLAVLDDFSPEKAENHLRHLASQAPVLAVSARKQSNLNAWYDWLRAEIAAQRTRLSQGLTALPAMQPEGQRLHGGDAGHHHHSHDHHDHHGHSDHPHSLGIK
- the rsxD gene encoding electron transport complex subunit RsxD, giving the protein MMNYIVTTSPHLHDADGVAVLMRRVLYALLPGVLLQMWFFGWGVLLNIALSVATAWTVEALMLWARQRPLQPFLSDYSAVLTACLFAVALPPFLPWWMPVLGMVFAIIFAKQLYGGLGHNPFNPAMVGYAILLISFPAEMTRWPYPVYLMPETLNFWHSVQWSFMGTLSHSSVVSIDALTGATPLDALKTGLAQNESIRTLRMQPLFDTWVAVGWQWVNVAYLLGGMWLLYKRVIYWPIPVGFLLGLVSLSSLFFMMDSGRYVDPIFHLFTGATMLGVFFIATDPVTAATSPRARFVYGLGIGVLVYVIRTWGGYPDGVAFAVLFMNLTAPALDVWLKPRPFGR